One stretch of Bos mutus isolate GX-2022 unplaced genomic scaffold, NWIPB_WYAK_1.1 CTG254, whole genome shotgun sequence DNA includes these proteins:
- the LOC102265671 gene encoding olfactory receptor 5M10 gives MSSPNHTAVTEFILLGLTDDPVLQKALFGVFLVIYLVTLAGNLGMIMLIRTNPHLQTPMYFFLSHLSFVDLCYSSNVTPNMLHNFLSDQKTISYAGCFTQCLLFIALVITEFYLLASMALDRYVAICSPLYYSTRMSKDVCIFLVTVPYTCGFFNGLSQALLTFHLSFCNSLEINHFYCADPPLIMLACSDTYVKKMAMFVVAGFTLSSSLFIILLSYVFIIASILEIHSVEGRHKAFSTCGSHLAIVTLFYGTLFCMYLRPPTEKSVKESKIFAVFYSFLSPMLNPLIYSMRNKDVIQAMQQMIKRNLS, from the coding sequence ATGTCTTCCCCTAACCACACTGCAGTGACTGAATTCATTCTCCTGGGACTCACAGATGACCCAGTGCTACAGAAGGCCCTGTTTGGGGTGTTCCTGGTGATCTACCTAGTCACACTGGCAGGGAATCTGGGCATGATCATGCTGATCAGGACCAATCCCCACCTCCagacccccatgtacttcttcctcagccACCTCTCCTTTGTAGACCTTTGCTATTCCTCCAATGTTACTCCAAATATGCTGCACAATTTCCTCTCAGACCAGAAGACCATCTCCTATGCTGGATGCTTCACACAGTGCCTTCTCTTCATTGCCCTGGTGATCACtgagttttatctccttgcttcAATGGCCTTGGACCGCTATGTAGCCATCTGCAGCCCTCTATATTACAGCACCAGGATGTCCAAGGACGTTTGCATCTTTCTAGTCACAGTCCCTTATACTTGTGGATTCTTCAATGGTCTCTCTCAGGCACTGCTGACCTTTCACTTGTCCTTCTGTAACTCCCTTGAGATCAACCATTTCTACTGTGCTGATCCTCCTCTGATAATGTTGGCCTGCTCTGACACCTATGTCAAAAAGATGGCAATGTTTGTGGTTGCTGGTTTCACTCTCTCGAGCTCTTTGTTCATCATTCTCCTGTCTTATGTTTTCATCATTGCATCTATCTTGGAGATCCATTCTGTGGAAGGCAGGCACAAAGCCTTTTCTACCTGTGGTTCCCACCTGGCAATAGTCACTCTATTTTATGGAACCCTCTTCTGCATGTACTTGAGGCCTCCAACTGAGAAGTCTGTAAAGGAGTCTAAAATATTTGCagtcttttatagttttttgagCCCAATGTTGAACCCATTGATCTACAGTATGAGGAACAAGGATGTGATCCAAGCCATGCAGCAAATGATTAAGAGAAATCTTTCATAA